Part of the Sorghum bicolor cultivar BTx623 chromosome 1, Sorghum_bicolor_NCBIv3, whole genome shotgun sequence genome, CTCCAATCATCAAATCCTATGTTATGGGTAACAGATTTGGCTCCTGAGCCACGCGATGTATATTGGTCAAATCTCTGGATCCCCTACAGACAGATCTGGCTTCGGAAGCTAGCGACACTCGCAGCTAGTGTTGTTTTCATGTTTGTGTTCATCATCCCCGTCGCATTTGTCCAAAGCATGATGCAAGTGGAGCAGCTCAAAAGGATGTTTCCAAGCTTGACAGGTATCCTAAATAAGTAAGTTCGAAAGACACCGTTTTAGTTGCTGTTCAAATTTGAGGTTTGCACTTTGCAGTTACTGAGATGAGGTCctatctgatcttcttgcttaGGTCCTTCTTCGCCAGAGTGATAACAGGATACCTTCCTAGCGTTACTTTGCTGCTGTCCCTGTACACCGTTCCTCCATTGATGATGCTCTTCTCTTCTATAGAAGGGTCTATTTCTCGCAGCGGAAGAAAAAGAAGCGCATGCTTGAAAATTCTCCTCTTTAACATCTGGAACGTCTTCTTTGTGAATGTCCTGTCAGGATCCGTAATCAACCAGTTCAACGTTTTCtccagaccaaaggacatgccgACTATGCTAGCTCAACTAGTGCCAAAGCAGGTGATGATTGTTTGCCACTAAACTGCTGGCATCTTCATCTTATTTTATGCCAGTATAATAAAAACGCTGGTGCATTCTGTACGTTGTTCATGCTCCTCTAGAAACTGACTCTCTGAGTCCTGACTGGGTGTTGTTTCGGCAGGCAACCTTTTTCATCACGTATGTGCTCACCTCAGGCTGGGCAAGTCTGTGCTCggagatattgcaagtgtacAACTTGGTCTACAACTTCTTCAGCAGATTTATATGCTGCTGCCATCAGAATACCGAATACGTCTACTCTTTCCCGTACCACACCGAAGTGCCGAAAATCCTCCTGTTCAACCTGCTTGGCTTCACGTTTTCGATCATGGCGCCTCTCATACTGCCCTTTTTGCTCGTGTACTTCTGCCTCGGCTACTTGGTATATCGGAACCAGGTGAGCACATTTTAGAAAGTATTTATACATACCATATGGTTAATCTTTTTTTTCCCTTGAAATTACTCTCTGGGTAATATGATGCTAATACCAGAAAATTCCTCACTCGTTCATCTTTATTTCACCTTGATTGATGAGTTTGTTGTCCTGCAGATTCTGAACGTGTACTACCCAAAGTACGAAATGGGGGGCAAGCTGTGGCCGATCATGCACAACACCATAGTGTTCTCGCTTGTCCTCACGCAGGTGATCGCGCTCGGCGTCTTCACCATCAAGCACTCCCCTGTGGCGGCAGGCTTCACCATCCTGCTCCTCGTCGGCACGGTGCTCTTCAACGAGTACTGCAGGCACCGCTTCTCCCGCATCTTCGAGGCCTACTCCGCCCAGGTCAGTGGCTCAGTGCACACAATGAACAATGTTTGTTTGTTGGCTGTTTctcaaagaaaataaaagaaaagaaaagaaagggagCATTATTCATTTCTGTTCTTGTGTTGGCTGGCACCTTGTGGCAGGACGTGATCGAGCTGGACAGGGACGACGAGCAGTCCGGGAGGATGCAGGAGATCCACCAGCATCTCCTGGACGCCTACAGCCAGACCCCGCCGGGGGAGGGATCCTCAAGGGGCGGCAGCCAGGTGCCCATCGAGCTCATCATGGAGGACCCCGCgcaggaggcgtcggagtccaGCCAGGAGCTCTGCGACACCGTGCAGGAGGTGTCCGAGGCCCACGACCACGACCACATCGTCGAGGACAAGGCGCATTCCGTGTAGATATAAATGGATCGATGATTTGGACGGACAATGCTGGATTCTTCGATGGGGTGTGTACGTATGTAGATCCTGTACAGCTTAATTTGCTCCCTGTAGTACACATATTTTGACGTAACGTGACAAGTTGATTTGTAGCGTTAGCGCGCGTAGCAGATTCGAAACTCGAAAGCAAATATTTACATTTATAAAATCTACAATATAGGATCTGTGTCTAATCTAATGGCAATCGGGTGTTTTGGACCAGCCCAACACTTGACTCTTTGTACATTGGATCGGCAGATCGGACGGCCCATCTTATCTCCTATTTAGGCCCCGTTTGGTAGAACTCCAGCTCAGGAGATAGGAAAGAGGAAAAAAAACTCCTATGAACAGTAAATACGTCAGAGAAGTTGGAGCCGATGGAAGCCCTACCAAACGAGACCTTAACctaatctttgtttctctctctctctctgttctACCGAGTTTAATTAATCTTATTATCCTTTGCTCAAAAAATTATCTCATTATACATTAAGGGTTAATTGGAACGATGCTATTAGAGTTTTCTTAGTTCTAAAGAACACTATAATTCACCTATTTTGAAACATTTCATTTCATTATACTCATACACATCTCTAGCCACTTTGGACCTAGCTGTAGAGGCATGTAGTTTCGTTACATATGGAACAAACTCCAGCCTATCACCACGTTGACCAGTCATTCGGCTGTATCGCGGAGCTAGAGAGTGTGTGTGTTTTCTTGACATGAAGCAATAGCGAAGGTAGAGCAAATTAGAGAGGGATGCCTCTATCTTATACTTGTAAAAAATTAATGTACAAACATGGTGAATTGTCCTTAATAgtgtttttaaaatttttgtgggtgcctGGGCACCCACAAGCTACAATGTAGCTTCGCCCCTGACACGAAGGTCATCGTGCAAGGGTGAATGTGTATAATCTAATTGAGAAGAATGTCCACCGACTCTGCCTACGGGTTGTCTTCTCTTGACCGCTCGATGGCGCTCCTGCGCCGAGCTCAGCCTTCCCCTTCTAAGATACCGTGTATGGATTCCTTCCATGAACCCCTAGGGTATGGGGTTAGAGATTGAGATAGGGATAGGAGATATATTACATGTTAACCATCCATTCTTGATACCTCATTTAATTCGAGCCATTCATTCATTTTTCTTTCCTTATCCCACCCCCTATATCCTAATATCCAAACCCTGCTCCCTCATTCCCATTGAAAATGTCGTTTTCGACTTTCAAACTTCTTGTTTGATCATTcattttattcaaaatttttatataaatattatttattttgttatgacttGTTTTGTCAATAGAAAACTTTaacaataatttatttattttactatttGTATAAAAAACTAAAATAAGACAAATGATCAAGTAAGAGATCTGAGTAAAAAATAACACTTTCAATAAAACAGATGAAGTATATCCTAATATCCAAACGGCACCTAACCGTCACCGTCAAATAGTGATTGGGTCCTTCCCTTGCAACGGCCGCAGCGCCACCGTTCGAATGCCGGACCCTGGCTGTCCGGCTGTTGCATCGGCAGCGCTACAGCCCTGCACGTTTTCGGCCGCAGCAGGAGGCATCCCGAGCGAGACGTACTAGTCCCTACGCTTGCAAGTAGGTACGTAATCCAAATCCAAATTCCCCGTTTATTTCGAGATTCAAGTCAGTCATAAATTCTACAAGTAGCTCGATTTCATCGGCCATCATCCAGACAAACAAAATTATTCTGAAGCATGAACAGTTAGCACATGTAAAGCAACAATTTTAATTACAGCCTGACAACAGTCCTTGCTTCTTTTATCGCAACTACTGATGTGATGCAGTGATGCCAAACTCCACGACCCATCATCTCCCATCATGCACAAGTACTTCTGTACGCACGCATTTTGCGGATGCTAGACATATACAGGGCCCCCCGCCGAGTAGCCTTCCTCACTTATCACCCTTCACCTGAGCTTAGCGAGCCATAGCTTGGTCGCCTCTTGTACTCTTTCTGGCCAAGGCTCAGCAGGAAGTCGGTGAACACGTGCTCGTACCCAGGCATTTTGCCGTACCCTGCGAGCATAAACGTCTGGTCAGCAGAAGGCAGCATAAGTTGGAAAGGGAGACTAGAAGTTAGGGGTGTATGGCTAATAGCATTGTAAAATCAAAGAATCTACCCACAAGAAAACAGGCTGAGCTGGGATAACTTCGTTGTGCCAGGTTCTAGCCACTCTTTGGACTCCAAACTGTTTCTAAAAACATTACAACGGATAGAATGATACAAGTGTCACAGCACAAGCATCACGTTCGTTCAGTACATCCATCAAGCAGTATACCTGGTATCATTAGCAATGATGACACGGAAGACAAACTACCTCTTTTcgccagcagtgtttttctctccaactttgatATTTCATATTAGTGTCAGCAAGTGAATTAGTTTAAAGACTTTTAGCTATAGTAAAAATAGGATTAAACAGGAGATTCTTCGATCAATGATGTCTAAAATGTTGAGGCAGAGGTTAGCTTTACCAAAACGAAGGATAGATTGTGCATGCTCAAGAATGTCAGATTGCATACCAGGAAAGTAGTTCatgtctatgacataaaatcgaTCTCTTGTCCCGTGCTGCCTAATCATATCAATGTTGAATAATCTAAGACCCTGCCAATCAGGTGAAAGGAAAATCAAAATGAGACTAATTCACTCTAAAGTCCAAACAGGAAATAAGAAGAGGCAAGAATCACATTACCAGTCGGCGGCGCAGCTCTCGTGCCAAGATCTCAAGCAATGGTCTCGGAGGAAGTTCTGATAGGGCATGTTAGAAAATcagttcccaaaaaaaaaactgcaaGGACCAAAAATTGGACAAGCAACGCGCACCAGCAACACCAGGATCAAGATCTGCATCATCTGCACTGGCTGCAGCACAGGAGACCCTTGGAAACCGAAATACCCCAGCATTATTCAAGAGATCACCTTCATCAACATTTGGAAGTGAAAACCGACGTACAACCCTTATTGCATCCCCAACAATGTACACCTTAAACATGACACCACCTACAAATGACAAAAGCCAAAATAAAAGGTTAAATGGAACTGCagattactcaaaagaaacagATTACAAGACTCATGAACATACCATGGTTAACAAATTCCTGAAGAACCAAGGGGGGCTCAAGTTTGGTCAGTGAAGTTGGATCATAAGCAAGGGATAGCTCATGGGACTTCGCCACCAAGGGTTTTGCCACTGCAAAGTTTTGAGGGTTAAAAGGTGGGAGATATAAGCCTTGAAACAGATTTCAGTGTCAATGATTAACCACTGCAGCCACTTCAAGGATGCTCGTGATATTTTAGAACTCACTTCCAAAATATTACCAAGACAGTTAATTTTCTCATTTATTTCAATAAATGTGCTGCAAGCTTACACACAGGAACCAGAAGCACTTTTGTACAAAAGACACTATAGGTCATGGAATGAGTAAGCCAGGATCATACCCAGAGTAGTATAATGGATAAGGAGTCAATGGGGTACAAATTTTAGTGTTCAGTTTTCATAGGCATTGATATAGTAAGTCAATTATATATAATTAGTGGCCTCAGAGATTGACTTCCACCATGTCATCTGTAACCTGCTCTCCTACCCATGTAATGGGCATATCGCAAGCCTCTACAAACTAAGAACCATATTCAACCATCGACAGCCAAATGGGGGAAGTTCTTTCATACAGTATTagtgaaattattattattcAATCTAATATTATATGAAGTAAAGTCCCAAAGGGAATGATATCAGGACATGACAGTTGCACAATTGCTCTAACAGGTACAGTACAACTCAGGCTTTCTATGGTTATTTATTAGTCACTTATAACAGTCAACGAGTGTCATGTCACTACTAGGTCACTACTTTCCAGAAAGATAGATCTACAGCTATGCTATATAAATTCTCAGGAGATTTAGCACTAACTTTTCTGTAGGTATGGTTATAGTGTTAACCTCTCAAGTAAGCAAATAAGAATCAGTTTTTAACATATGTTAAACCATCTTACATTTGGCTAAAAAATATTTATGAATATATATACCCAAAATGTCAAAAGAACATGAACAGATTAGCCCCCCAAAAAACTCTCACAGTATTACAATTTCCTTAGCTGTTACATACATTACAATGTTCTGTTTTGGGTACCACACTGATGTAGCTTTTATTTGTGATCGCAGGGAGCGACATTCTTTAACCTTTTCTTAAATTTTGATTGTTAGAAAACAAAAGTCTACTCATATATACCTTGGTtgttgacattgaacacaagtAAAATAAAGCATCACAAACAGCTAATGAGCAGACTTACCCAATGGGAGAGAGAGCCCCGCCCTCCTAACCGCAGCTGGTATTGATGAGGGATCAGTATTAACGAATAGCTGCTTAGGCACACGTACTTTACCTGCAGAAAAGAACTGCACCATAATGATGAAATCAGCCTTTAGAAAGGTTCTAAGAACCATCCTGGGGTGAAAGATGACCACAGTTTGTTGCCAACATAAATGGAGAAACAATTAAAACAACAGTCCAAATGCTTTTTCCGCCACATgtggaaatgaaaaaaaatattgtacTACCTAGTTCAACTGAGAGAATGTTCGTCTACCAAGGTTGGTATAGTAGAGTGGTAACTGCTGTTTACGTAATGTACTCTGGCTTTAGTATATCAAGTCTAAGGATTTTTTTTTGGGTGCAATGAATAGTTTTTATTCAGGGACATGGAGTATCATGAATAATAAAAACTGTTAGTATAAAAATAATACTTGCATTTCCTTACATATTCATAATTATTGATACGacaaataaaaaaatcaaaagtgGGGTACTGGGTAGTCATATTAACTGAAACAAGGTGTGCCTTTCGCTTGTGTAAACCGAGTTGCACCAACTTCTATGTGTTTTTCTGATTGAATAGCCATTTGCCCCCCTTCTGCACGTTGTGCCCCTTAACCTTGGCTAAGCAGAAAGAATGTTTGTATTGCTGTTGTCTTTTTCCCTCAATATCAATTCATGGAAAAGCGTATTCTTGAAAAAAGGGGCAAATTATATTATACAACCAACATGGTTGAGCTAAGCACTCCCGTTTTGATACTTATGGGATATAAACTAAATGGTACTGAAAATTGAGATTGAAAATCACATAAAGGCAACCTGTTATTTGGTCACTTGTACCTTCTTTTTGAACAGAAATATATTCCTTCTATCAGATGAAGCAAACATGTTTCTGTGCTATCATTGAAGGGCCAATATTTTTCATCAAacaaaaagaataaaagaaatgcTGTATAACATGATGAAAC contains:
- the LOC8060543 gene encoding CSC1-like protein RXW8, translating into MEFSALLTSAGINIAVCVLFLSLYSVLRKQPHNFSVYFGRRLAEEKFQRQDDYFSFERLLPTAGWIVKAYWCTEEEIRQVAGLDSVVFLRLFIFSIRIFSITSLVCIFVVLPVNYHGKEMNQNHIPADALNVFTIANIVEQSQKLWVHCSALYVITISACILLYHEYKYISRKRLQHVTGSPPNPGHFTVLARSIPRSDNELLDDTIRNFFVNYHGSSYLSHQMIFRKGHFQKFVDRAERAYRKFVRVRLSVSERHGRSNMSRCGVCGVRASSFQLYRNKFIEAKKSDLTNPEVVEAQKNCPGALVFFKTRYAAVVASRVLQSSNPMLWVTDLAPEPRDVYWSNLWIPYRQIWLRKLATLAASVVFMFVFIIPVAFVQSMMQVEQLKRMFPSLTGILNKSFFARVITGYLPSVTLLLSLYTVPPLMMLFSSIEGSISRSGRKRSACLKILLFNIWNVFFVNVLSGSVINQFNVFSRPKDMPTMLAQLVPKQATFFITYVLTSGWASLCSEILQVYNLVYNFFSRFICCCHQNTEYVYSFPYHTEVPKILLFNLLGFTFSIMAPLILPFLLVYFCLGYLVYRNQILNVYYPKYEMGGKLWPIMHNTIVFSLVLTQVIALGVFTIKHSPVAAGFTILLLVGTVLFNEYCRHRFSRIFEAYSAQDVIELDRDDEQSGRMQEIHQHLLDAYSQTPPGEGSSRGGSQVPIELIMEDPAQEASESSQELCDTVQEVSEAHDHDHIVEDKAHSV
- the LOC8059973 gene encoding inositol-tetrakisphosphate 1-kinase 3, with the translated sequence MVSGGCVGAEGEVDPEAVAPAAATEEAVVPVQAPAREVVVGYALTTKKAKSFLQPKLRGLARKKGILFVAIDQKRPLSDQGPFDIVLHKLTGKGWQQLLEEYREAHPEVTVLDPPGAIANLLDRQSMLQEVSELDLTDCHGKVRVPKQLFVNTDPSSIPAAVRRAGLSLPLVAKPLVAKSHELSLAYDPTSLTKLEPPLVLQEFVNHGGVMFKVYIVGDAIRVVRRFSLPNVDEGDLLNNAGVFRFPRVSCAAASADDADLDPGVAELPPRPLLEILARELRRRLGLRLFNIDMIRQHGTRDRFYVIDMNYFPGYGKMPGYEHVFTDFLLSLGQKEYKRRPSYGSLSSGEG